The segment CGATTTCAGACAAAAGTGGGAATGAAATGCTTGCTACACAAATGGGTATTTATAGATTtgtgtccaaaaaaaaaaacaaagtctCACAGTATGCTAGCAGGATGGTTCCAACTGGACAATGATGTCTGTGCTGACGTTTGGAAATACCATACATTGAACCCTCAAAAAATGTTTGGTCGCCAATGTGGACCATGACCCTATGAACCATGTGTTCTGCTTCTATGAATAGCACCAATTTACATCggcaataaatttcataatttttttaaaaataaaattttgagaatacagattgtgttttagattttagtatattatttttacatCATATCactactaattttattttttatttcaaggaaaaataatttttattatttattactcttaattttattatgaaattattgttaaatttgtCGTGTTATCAATTGTTTTACTTAAGAAAGAGCAATCTTAGAGACATAAAATggttcacaatttttttatagcttCTTAGGGCAGTAAATTAGTATGTACATccaaaaaaagattataattaGTTTTCTTAATATGaactacatattttttattttgaaagaaaattggaatttgccaatttttttgaggaaaaaaatttttatttttggaagggAGGGACAGAGCCACCCAAGGGGGCCATGGATCctctagatttttatttttaaaattaagagtATATATGTTTTATGAGATTTCTAGAATTTGGgccaaagaaaattatttttagccccaataatataatttttgtcccctttaaataataaaaataataattcaaacgATGGTGATGAGCACAAGAACAACGTAATTAgttcaaataacaacaaaacatGTAGCagatacaacaacaaaaattaacccAATCAACCAGAACATCActttaaaaatcattatttatCAAATTTGATCAATAAATCTTAGatctattaattatttttataaaaaaaaatccctaaattTATTCAAATACCAATCGAATAAAGAGAGAATATTTCCTAGACAATGTCAATTGACTAATACACATAGacacaattaattaatatcGAAATGAtaacttataaatttattattagctcaactaataaagtctttgatgattgaataagaaatttgggatTGAATCCttacttacaccaaaaacttattggtgttttggttttaagagaGGACATCATAGGTTGATGAATTTATAATTAGTGATTGTTGGTGGATGAGTTggaatcattattttttaacttattacCTTAATACTTTAGTTTCTTTTAACTATTTTGTCTTATCTATTTTATTGGGCGGTCCACTATTTTTGTGAGTCAAGTTTATGATCTTTGTCTTGGTGTTTTGAGTAGGGATGGCCATACCCATTGGGTAATGGATATTCAACCCTATCCGATCCAAATGTTTCGGGTAATACCCGGTTCTTCATGGGTAGAGCTTAaccgggtagggtatggatattatccGAATTGTTCGGGTAAGGTATGGATATtatccaaacccgacccgtaaaaaaaaaaaacctaaacctTATTAAGTTAATAAGGTTTACAAGCACAAAGCAAAACCTGTATTTAACTCTGACAAGTATATAACAAATGCATACCCAACTATAatctccaccaaaaaaaaaaaaaaaaaactactacttTTGCAAAGAGATTGACTCAATCATCTGGGTCCTACTAATATTCCCCAACCACTAATAATAACCACAACATGACAGGTGTGAAACCATAGAAAGATGGGATGATTAAACTATACAAGTAACAAAAGTTGACGTTTGGTAATTGCAACTGGCACATGCTATTTGCTCATGTTGACGCAGCAGGTGACATAGACTCCAAAATCATCGaccacaaaaattttcacaaccatTCGAAAGTAGCAAGTTCTTAACTCAGTCATACCTGTCAATTTGTAAGTCATgaaatagttgtgaaaatattgtattttcATGATCAAAGCTCAGATTTTCAAGCCCGAGTTAATAGGTATGGATTTAATGAGTGCTACTCTTGAGGCTGAAAATTTTCAGAGTTATTTTGATACACCACTTATGAAAGTTTCAGGGAGGCTTCATCCAGTGGAAATATTTTACACTGACTGAAAGTGACTTTTATTACTGTTACATTGACcttgattttgtaaaatttattttaggagttGCCATTTGCTTAACAAACAATTGAAGAGGCAAAGGAAAATGttgcttctttattttattttattttttatctaataaaatttctatctctatctcaaaaaaaaaaaaaaaaaaaaaaaaaaaagaaagaagtagatacaaactaatcaataaaatttttttattgattagtttttccttttttaagatTGGTtagttttttgttaaaaagttttgaattaaaaaaaaaattaaatgggtttcGGGTTTCGagtagggtatggatatccatAGATAATATATTCGGGTAAGATTCGGGTATGGATATTAACGGGTATTGATAATCGGGTATCCATGGGTAAACTTTTCGGGTCGGGTATGGGTATACCCaatccataccctacccatggCCATCCCTAGTTTTGAGCACTTCGGCATTGTTAGGCTCACTAAATATAATTCCTcacttgtttatttatttaattataattattttagtttgGCATTTTTatcctttctcaaaaaataaaaaaattttggcattCTTTCCATCCGATTCCCCATATTGGATAGAGTAATTGTGGCTTTAGAAGACCAAACTTGCCTttgcaatttgaaaatttctatGGACAAACTCAAATCCATATTAGTAACTTAGccattatcaaatttttttatggaatcCTGGTtgaaatcacacacacacacacacaaaggaatGATATGCGAATGTGGACACATAAAATTTGGCTAAATGCTAAGTTCATGTTCACAGTAAATGGATGTTTCTGTGCTATGCATCTAGGAGAGTTCGAAATTTTATTATCTACTTCTATGCATAGAAAATTCAACTAATTAAAAGTCCTTACTGCTAACGGTAAGTTTCTATATGTTATCTTTCAGGTGAGACCGCCCAGAGGCCTCATGAGATTTGAAGAATTTTCAATTCTGCTTCTATCTCCTGTTATCTTCTCTTACTTACTCTTAATTTCTGCAGTGCTGTGCAAACTTGTCATCCGTATGTCTGTCCTTTCTCCCATACTCATCCTTGAGATGCTATTGCTTTGtccaaaaattctaacaatAACTCTATGCAGCTTTCAATATTCAGATTGGATGCAAATGAAAAATATCATAGGTTGGCTTTGGATTTATCATTTATCCATACCTGCTCCCAGCATCCTAAATTACCTGAACCCATTACAATTCAAAGCAATTGCTTCCTCAATTCACATTAGTGAACTTATTTTAGTCTACTTTAACTTGATTAGTGCTGTTGAGTTTTTCCTCTGCTTCAAGATGGACAATATAGTTATAGGGCACTAATGGGAAACATATTACCATTGACCAGGATCCAGGAACTGAACCAGCAAGGCATGTATGGTGTTCAATTAATGTTGGTACAGAGATACATGTTAGCAGCAGAGGGATGACTGCAGAATGGTCTCAATGATTTTGATATATTGGTTCCTGAAGATGTTGCTAGCTCTGGTGTTAGCTTTAATTGATCTTTGCACAGTATATTCACCTTTTCATTTAGTAAACAACAAGTAAATCGAGTAAGTAGAACCCATTACAGTTCTACTTAAACCACGTTATCATGTCAGCAATAGATTCAACACACATACCCATGATATGTGTTATGTATATGTTCTCTTCAATCCAGAGATAATCCTCCtgactttctttgcttttgaaCTATAAACATTGGAGCTAACCTTATAATGCCAATTGTGAAACATAAATAACTTTTCTTAGACTCCTCTTGGTTGCCAAGAAACAGATGAAATGCTGTTTGCAAAtcatgtgtatgtgtataaTTCCATTTGTAAACTCCACTTGTGTTTGTGCTTaatgtcaaatattttgtaCAAAATTGGTCTTAAGCTTAGAAATATAAGGTTGACAGCTAGATTGAAATTTTGTCACTTTATTGTGAATGGAAGTGAGAAAATAAGCCTACGTGCCCTAAATATGGATAATATCACAAGTAATTGAGTAGCCACTTATAATGGTTCAATGCAGACCTTATGTACGCCAAAAAGTAAAGGAGATTGAGTCCATTGTAGCTAAAGCTGAAGGCAAAATCCTATGTGCATAGTTGCCAATTTAAGTAAAGAATCATTGCTTGTAATAGCCAAATTATGCTTCAAAATCATGATTAGTCTAGCTCAGAAGCAGATCAGCACCAACAATATTATCACTAGAAGAGAATAACCACTTCAAAATTATTTAGatctatcaaatttttttgttgcactTGTACAGTACAATGAAAACAcgaaaaacaagaaagaaattaCATAGGGCAATGTTTTTGGACAATATATTTCACTCTTCTACTTGAAAACCTAAGCAACGTCTTCAAGGAATGGATAATCAGTGTATCCAAGGATAGGGTCAGAGATGTAGAATGTGTCTCTGTTGTACTTGTTGAGAGGAGCATTGAGCTTAAATCTCTTAGGCAAATCAGGATTGGCTAAAAATAGACGACCATAAACAACAAGATCTGTACGGTTTTCAACAATAGCTCTGTTCCCATCTTCCCTGTCATAACCCCCAGCAACTAAAAAGCTACCCTTAAAAGCCTTTCTCATTGGCACAAGACTATGGGGACTTTCACTCTTTTCTCCAAGTGTCTTCATTCTTGGCTCAACCATGTGGCAATAAAGAATCTCATATTTGTTTAAGGATTCAGCCATGTAAAGGCCCAAAGCTTCTGGATTTGAGTCTCCGGATTCCATGTAGTCTGCAAAAGGAGATAGCCTTATTCCAACCCTATCTGCTCCTATCTCATTAGAAACAGCTTCAACTATTTCTAGAGCAAACCGACAACGATTTTCGAGGGATCCACCATATTGATCCGTTCGATCATTCACTTGATCCTTCATAAACTGGTCAATTAGGTAACCATGAGCCCCATGGATCTCTACTCCATCAAAGCCTGTGTATAAGACaaataatgacattttttttttttttttgataagtaataaagattcattgatatcaaaaagagagagacacccaagtacacaggggtgaacaaatcaaaaacgaacattacaaaaatcaagtaaatccaaaatagaagaaaaagggTGGTTTCTCTGCACAGAGAACCAATCAAGTAAGGttctaaaaaaagaagcttGAGATCAAGCGTGGAACGCTCCTTGACAAATAATGACATTTTAATGAAGGTACTATGTAATAACAAAGGTAACCATGAGCCTTGTTGTTCTTTCAGTTTTCTTTCATCAAGTACAAAGTACATTTCTTCATTCCCTTGTATGTTTGACCAATCAAATATCATTTATCTTATATAAACACATGAAAAGAACTTACCAGCTTCAATAGCATTCCTTGCAGCAAGTCTAAAATCATTGACAATTTGAGGAATTTCCTCTATCCTCAGCCGCCTTGGAGGAGTGAAGTCTGCAACGTTAAATCCATTAGCTTGAATTTGAGGGGTCAAAGGCCTGTCAGAGGAAGAAAGTGGGGCTTGACCATTTGGCTGAAAACCTGTAAAcaacaatataaagaaaaataaatatccaATTAATTCAAATGAGTTTGATAAGAAATTATCAATCACCACTTAAAGAATTAGAAAAATGAGAGTTATGATTCGTTAAATTACTTTGAAAAAGATGTTTCTTCataaagatttaatttttatttaaaaaaaaaattatctaaagaGGTAATTGACAAGACCTTCATTGATttgaaaaccacaaaaaaaaaaaagagagacaaaattAATACTTCTTTTCGATCATGAAGGCATAATAGCTCCATTATGTGTTTCACATGATTGTACAGTAAGGATGGGGCTCCATAAATATTCCACTCCAAAAAAGGAAATTTCAAGATcttattacatttttaaaaaaggaaagcTCCTGATCTTAGGGCTGTCTAACACGCCAAAAAGTGGTGGTTGGTTGTCTATGACTACCATAGATATAGGACTCAATAATGATTTTGACAACTGATTTAGAGCAAGTGGTGTCTGCAAATCTATAACAAAACTATGAAGATTTTGAAAGACTAGCCAACTGAAAGAACCATGCTTTTGAAACAGTGGCATGCAACCACCACTCTGGCCTTTTCTATTGAAATGACCAAATAATATTCTATTCAATGGTGATATAAAACATCCTTTTTAGCTGAAATGGCAACAACATTAGCATTTTGTCCAACCAACCAcagtgatttgattttgttaaagGTGTCACCTTATTCGTatcctaaaaacaaaattacattaACATATCAGACTTATAATAGAAGATGCCCCTTCCACTGAGGCAATGATCATCATAAAAGCCCccctgtaataaaaaaaaaaaaaaccatttataGTAGAGAAGATAAtgcaacaaaataattatattgttgCATAAATTTCCTTTACTCCCTCAATCCAACAATGATCATCACTTTTGTTAATTTTACTTTCTCCATAATGAGAGTCCATCCAATTAATGCTCTTCCTCAAAAAGTATGTTTCTATTTCAAATGTGAAACTTATTATGCAGGGAATAACATTCTACGGCACCAACGGATGGTTATTTCAGCAGTCAATAAAAACTTCAATCCAATTTGATTCTCTaccaaataggttcacatgcaATACTTCCTTCAGGATCAACATCAATCAATAGTTAAATAGCACAATGTGGTATAGAAAACCCAAATCTACTCAATTCATGAATCATTTACCATATAGTCTTTGTAATTTAGCATATTGCAAAACATTCAACTCTCTCCATCCATTACAAAAGTTTAATTGTCAACAAGCAATATTAGAAGAGAAGATATAAAGGTGGTCTCAGTCAAAGACAAACCTTGATTTGAAACCCTCCCCGTATGCCAAATTTGACAAAAGAAAACTCCACCTTTGGCATGAACAGCATCTACAATGGGTTTCCAGGCTTCAACTTGCTCTTTTGTCCATATTCCAGGTGTGTCTGCATACCTTTACAATAGCAAAGAAACCTAAGaagtcataaaaattttcaaggcAAGAAAGGGAACCCTCAAAATGGAGATTGTCTCTTAGTGTGAAACATGGTAAGAAATTGATTACCCTTGAGCAGTGTTAGAAACTCCAGTGGCTTCAGCTATCA is part of the Quercus robur chromosome 9, dhQueRobu3.1, whole genome shotgun sequence genome and harbors:
- the LOC126699247 gene encoding 12-oxophytodienoate reductase 2-like isoform X15, whose amino-acid sequence is MAAEAPTIPLLTPYKLGKFKLSHRVVLAPLMRQRSYGNVPQPHAILYYSQRTSKGGLLIAEATGVSNTAQGYADTPGIWTKEQVEAWKPIVDAVHAKGGVFFCQIWHTGRVSNQGFQPNGQAPLSSSDRPLTPQIQANGFNVADFTPPRRLRIEEIPQIVNDFRLAARNAIEAGFDGVEIHGAHGYLIDQFMKDQVNDRTDQYGGSLENRCRFALEIVEAVSNEIGADRVGIRLSPFADYMESGDSNPEALGLYMAESLNKYEILYCHMVEPRMKTLGEKSESPHSLVPMRKAFKGSFLVAGGYDREDGNRAIVENRTDLVVYGRLFLANPDLPKRFKLNAPLNKYNRDTFYISDPILGYTDYPFLEDVA